One genomic window of Haliotis asinina isolate JCU_RB_2024 chromosome 4, JCU_Hal_asi_v2, whole genome shotgun sequence includes the following:
- the LOC137282174 gene encoding ankyrin repeat domain-containing protein 50-like encodes MIAAEGGRRELVDLLVRQGCDLSLTDDDGNTVLHVASIKGHLKIVRYVLSKKLVDGNITGLCNRTALMAAARFGNRKVFDLLVKNGSDLSTVDSDGNNILHMACIGGHVEMVKYILNNDCVDINSRGHNEISPVMLAANCGHKKVFDLLVRRGCLLPLEDRNGRGILHSACVGGNVAIVGDILKRNIVSVDSKDHDGKTPAILALECGHADVFKLLVTNQGDIQLFCENGNNVLHMSCALGHADTVKCILAEGLIHIDSCGQNQMTAVMFAAKNGHKDVFDFLVNNKSDMKRIDENGNTVLHMACIGGNKAIVEDVLSKEIVDINSRGQSQRTPAMMAAACGHKDVFDILVNRGADLTLVDDRGFGVLQVIAMGGHLQMMEHVQNSMLYR; translated from the coding sequence ATGATAGCAGCTGAGGGTGGACGCCGAGAACTAGTTGACCTCCTTGTGAGACAAGGATGTGACCTGTCACTGACAgatgatgatggtaatactgTCCTTCACGTGGCTTCTATCAAAGGACATCTGAAGATAGTGAGGTATGTTCTGTCAAAGAAACTAGTTGACGGAAACATTACAGGTCTTTGTAACAGAACAGCATTGATGGCGGCAGCAAGGTTTGGAAATCGGAAAgtgtttgacttacttgtgAAGAACGGAAGTGATCTTTCAACTGTTGATTCAGAtggaaacaacatccttcacatggcctgtattggaggacatgtcgagatggtgaaatatatccTCAACAACGACTGTGTTGATATTAACAGCAGGGGGCACAACGAGATATCTCCAGTGATGCTTGCTGCAAACTGTGGACAtaagaaagtgtttgatctaCTTGTCAGACGGGGATGTCTCTTACCACTAGAAGATAGAAATGGTAGAGGTATCCTTCATTCTGCCTGTGTAGGAGGTAATGTTGCAATAGTTGGCGACATTCTCAAGAGAAACATTGTTTCTGTTGACAGCAAAGACCATGATGGAAAGACGCCAGCCATACTTGCGCTGGAGTGTGGACATGCAGACGTGTTTAAGCTTCTTGTAACTAACCAGGGTGACATACAACTATTCTGTGAAAATGGAAACAACGTTCTCCATATGAGTTGTGCTCTTGGCCATGCCGACACTGTAAAGTGTATTCTGGCAGAGGGTCTTATTCACATTGACAGCTGTGGACAAAACCAGATGACAGCTGTAATGTTTGCAGCAAAGAATGGACACAAAGACGTATTTGATTTTCTTGTGAATAACAAAAGTGACATGAAAAGGATAGACGAAAACGGAAACACAGTCCTTCACATGGCCTGTATCGGAGGAAACAAAGCTATTGTTGAAGATGTCTTATCAAAGGAAATTGTTGATATCAATAGTAGAGGACAATCTCagaggacaccggcaatgatgGCAGCAGCATGTGGACACAAGGACGTGTTTGACATACTCGTCAACAGAGGGGCGGACCTGACACTAGTTGACGACCGAGGTTTCGGAGTCCTTCAAGTGATCGCCATGGGCGGACACTTACAGATGATGGAACATGTTCAAAACTCTATGCTCTACCGGTGA